In one Vibrio sp. VB16 genomic region, the following are encoded:
- a CDS encoding tripartite tricarboxylate transporter substrate binding protein, with product MNRKHLLGLLSLPLAALSLSVSAAEFPAKPITLLMPWGPGGSSDTQARALANVAQKYIHTNLIVKNRTGAGGTIAATELARAKADGYTLMWYTSGVSTTQPMIRKVKYSLDDFVPVIGTTSEPLLLAVPKSSPYNTVADLKGHDFNAGSPGAGSMPNIAMVALSKKVGFGMDNVIYKSTTEANVAMIGGHIDISITQPSIEVSLGEKMRVLAVFTEERLPEYPDVPTVREAGFDLVMDNYNFIMAPKDTPKDRIETIRSGFETMLNSAEFKTFANNANITVFDITSEKIYQNFDKELNELPPLLKEMGIIK from the coding sequence ATGAATAGGAAGCATCTATTAGGACTGTTATCTTTACCTCTAGCCGCTTTATCTCTATCTGTTTCGGCAGCTGAGTTTCCGGCGAAACCGATTACGCTATTAATGCCTTGGGGACCCGGTGGTAGTTCCGATACTCAAGCTCGTGCATTAGCGAATGTTGCGCAAAAATATATCCACACTAATCTTATTGTGAAAAACAGAACGGGTGCGGGTGGTACTATTGCGGCGACAGAACTGGCGCGTGCAAAAGCGGATGGGTACACTTTAATGTGGTATACCTCTGGTGTGTCGACCACTCAACCAATGATCAGAAAAGTAAAATACTCTCTTGATGATTTTGTTCCAGTTATTGGTACAACATCAGAACCATTGTTGTTAGCTGTGCCTAAATCTTCACCATATAACACAGTTGCTGACCTAAAAGGTCATGATTTTAATGCTGGTTCACCTGGCGCTGGTAGCATGCCTAATATCGCGATGGTGGCACTGTCGAAAAAAGTTGGCTTTGGTATGGATAATGTTATCTACAAAAGTACAACAGAAGCGAATGTTGCCATGATAGGTGGTCACATTGATATCTCTATAACGCAGCCTTCTATTGAAGTTTCTTTGGGCGAAAAGATGCGTGTTTTAGCCGTCTTTACTGAAGAAAGGCTACCTGAGTATCCAGATGTTCCGACAGTACGTGAAGCCGGTTTTGATCTGGTAATGGATAACTACAACTTTATTATGGCGCCTAAGGATACGCCAAAAGATAGAATTGAGACTATTCGTTCAGGTTTTGAAACCATGCTAAATTCAGCAGAATTCAAGACATTTGCTAATAACGCGAATATTACCGTATTCGATATAACATCAGAAAAAATCTATCAGAACTTTGATAAGGAACTTAATGAACTTCCCCCATTACTGAAAGAGATGGGAATTATCAAATAA
- a CDS encoding tripartite tricarboxylate transporter permease codes for MNYAELLNSFYMLLNWDTFLFINVGLLVGIIFGSLPGLTTVMGVTLALPFTFNMAPTTGIGMLLGVYCGGVYGGSITAILIRTPGTPASAATLNDGFELTKKGLALKAMQMALYASVISGIISALMLLFIAPQLAKVALKFGSAEYFALAVFGLSVVIAVNSNILKGIAAACIGMLIKTVGLDPIDGLDRFTFDLLDLSGGIELVPALIGLFAVSEILRRIDDLRKTGKLSVPATTGGSLTMAEFLPSLKTIVKSSFIGTFIGAVPGTGAVTSSFLAYNEARRSSKNPEQFGKGSLEGIAASEAGNNGITGATLIPMLTLGIPGDIIAAILLGALMVHGLIPGPKLFEHHATEVYGMIFSLFIINILMIFHALAYIKIYKNVMKINPYLFTSILFIFCVSGCYAVNNSLFDVQVMMVFGMIGFFLPKFDYPLTPLLMGIVLGPIAESSFRQALTISKGSYVIFVSHPLSAVILAASTLILLFSAYKQLTTKSQKRSEPEDTHQATL; via the coding sequence ATGAATTATGCAGAGCTTTTAAACAGTTTTTATATGTTGTTGAACTGGGATACATTTTTATTTATAAATGTGGGCCTGCTTGTCGGCATCATTTTCGGCTCTTTACCCGGTCTAACGACGGTGATGGGGGTCACTCTAGCACTACCATTTACTTTTAATATGGCTCCAACGACAGGAATAGGGATGCTACTGGGCGTTTACTGTGGCGGGGTGTATGGAGGGTCAATCACGGCAATTTTAATTCGAACACCTGGGACACCCGCTTCTGCCGCAACGTTAAATGATGGCTTTGAGTTAACGAAAAAAGGTCTCGCATTAAAGGCGATGCAAATGGCGCTTTATGCGTCGGTGATCAGTGGGATTATTAGTGCATTAATGCTGCTATTTATTGCACCCCAATTGGCAAAAGTTGCGCTCAAATTTGGCTCAGCAGAGTACTTCGCTTTAGCCGTGTTTGGATTGTCTGTCGTCATTGCAGTAAACAGTAATATTTTGAAAGGTATTGCGGCAGCATGTATCGGAATGCTGATTAAAACCGTCGGTTTGGACCCGATAGATGGATTAGATCGGTTTACGTTTGATCTATTAGATTTGAGTGGCGGTATCGAGCTTGTACCGGCCTTAATTGGGTTGTTTGCTGTCTCTGAAATATTGCGGCGCATAGATGATTTACGTAAAACAGGAAAGCTCAGCGTCCCTGCTACAACAGGAGGTTCGTTGACGATGGCTGAATTTCTGCCATCCTTGAAAACAATTGTTAAGTCCTCTTTTATCGGTACTTTTATTGGTGCAGTACCCGGCACTGGAGCCGTAACTTCTTCGTTCTTGGCTTACAACGAAGCGAGAAGAAGTTCTAAAAATCCAGAACAATTTGGCAAAGGCAGTTTAGAAGGTATTGCAGCATCTGAAGCGGGCAATAATGGTATTACTGGCGCGACACTTATCCCAATGCTAACCCTTGGTATACCTGGAGACATCATTGCAGCCATTTTATTAGGGGCGCTAATGGTACATGGTCTTATTCCCGGACCTAAGTTATTTGAACATCATGCCACAGAAGTATATGGAATGATATTTAGCTTGTTTATCATTAACATATTGATGATCTTTCATGCGCTTGCTTATATCAAAATATACAAAAACGTGATGAAAATTAACCCCTATTTGTTTACCTCTATTTTGTTTATCTTCTGCGTATCAGGATGCTACGCGGTCAATAATAGCTTATTCGATGTGCAAGTCATGATGGTATTTGGAATGATCGGATTTTTTCTTCCAAAGTTTGACTATCCATTAACACCTTTGCTCATGGGTATCGTATTAGGTCCGATAGCCGAGTCATCATTCCGCCAAGCGCTAACCATTTCAAAAGGCAGTTATGTTATCTTTGTTAGCCATCCTTTGAGTGCGGTAATTTTGGCAGCAAGCACATTGATATTGCTATTCTCGGCCTACAAACAATTGACGACAAAGAGTCAAAAACGGTCAGAACCTGAAGACACACATCAAGCCACATTGTAA
- a CDS encoding sulfatase family protein, whose protein sequence is MSKSPYNIIIINPDQMRADYMTPAGHPFIDTRNLNRLAEKGTYFPNAFTTSPMCGPSRTSFITGQYPIEHQIRNYVGTMSPDYPNMLSELKRNGYNLGLFGKDHIIEPDAIGVMYDEGEDICIGNMDDHPGYKKSWDSGSLTAESKYNLTERLTTNCLSFIERNVTENKPYFATINLQDPHPYFAAPAPYDSLFSAEQFELPKSFRTSVDNKEPVRLTNWRIHSESLQATEQEMKEAMAMYCGQIRYVDDQVGRIIDKLEQLDQLDNTVIIFWSDHGEFLGDFGVTHKGLMFYDCLTRIPLIMYDPSGHLSSGSNSHLVESIDIMPTVLSILGIDTPSYCRGQSLISEDYIERESVLAEGGIYAMQPKAPISGLAIKAPHDPTQWGPGTMLRTKKHKLVIYADDNGELYDLTADPEETTNLFDDESYNEIRHELTLTLLKRQQCQGQPPEFLPKTAQKVFERNPKSYLGDFEQHENLLRIKKMKNNL, encoded by the coding sequence TTGTCAAAATCACCGTATAACATAATTATTATTAATCCAGACCAAATGCGGGCAGATTATATGACGCCTGCGGGTCATCCGTTTATAGATACTCGAAATCTTAACCGATTGGCTGAGAAGGGGACCTATTTCCCTAACGCATTCACCACTAGCCCAATGTGTGGGCCATCAAGAACCTCATTTATTACTGGTCAGTACCCAATTGAGCACCAAATTAGAAATTATGTCGGTACGATGTCACCAGATTATCCCAATATGCTCTCAGAGTTAAAGCGAAATGGCTATAACTTGGGCCTGTTTGGCAAAGATCATATCATTGAACCGGACGCCATCGGTGTGATGTACGATGAAGGTGAAGATATTTGTATCGGTAACATGGACGATCATCCAGGTTACAAAAAAAGTTGGGATAGTGGTTCACTTACCGCAGAATCAAAATACAATTTGACTGAACGACTTACGACCAATTGCCTCAGTTTTATTGAACGTAATGTCACCGAGAATAAACCTTACTTTGCCACTATTAATCTACAAGACCCTCATCCCTATTTTGCTGCGCCAGCACCGTACGATTCGCTCTTCTCTGCGGAGCAATTTGAGCTACCTAAGAGCTTTAGAACATCAGTGGACAACAAGGAGCCAGTAAGGCTGACAAACTGGCGAATACACAGCGAATCTTTGCAGGCAACAGAGCAAGAGATGAAAGAGGCCATGGCGATGTATTGTGGTCAAATAAGGTATGTTGATGATCAGGTAGGTAGGATAATTGACAAACTCGAGCAACTTGACCAATTAGATAATACCGTTATTATTTTCTGGAGTGATCATGGCGAGTTCTTAGGAGACTTCGGTGTCACTCATAAAGGACTTATGTTCTATGACTGCCTAACTCGTATACCGCTTATTATGTATGATCCTAGTGGTCACCTTTCTTCTGGTTCCAATTCTCACCTAGTCGAATCTATTGATATTATGCCGACGGTTTTGTCCATCCTTGGGATAGACACACCATCTTATTGTCGAGGGCAAAGCCTGATATCAGAAGACTACATAGAAAGAGAGAGTGTATTGGCAGAAGGCGGTATATATGCGATGCAGCCAAAAGCACCGATCTCTGGCCTTGCAATCAAGGCACCCCATGATCCAACACAATGGGGTCCTGGAACAATGTTACGTACTAAAAAACATAAGTTGGTAATTTACGCCGACGATAACGGTGAACTCTATGACTTAACCGCAGATCCAGAAGAAACAACCAACCTGTTTGATGATGAAAGCTATAACGAAATACGCCATGAGTTAACACTGACTTTATTAAAAAGACAGCAGTGCCAAGGGCAACCACCAGAATTTTTGCCAAAGACCGCACAAAAGGTGTTTGAGCGAAATCCAAAATCATATCTTGGTGATTTTGAACAACATGAAAACCTTCTAAGAATAAAAAAGATGAAAAACAATCTTTAA
- a CDS encoding MipA/OmpV family protein, which yields MRFGLCIVLLFSTSVFASYSEQEWGIAGVMRSATIPFANESDDDYVNSFVPMLFFQGETFYLDGLEGGAKLYTHPELDYNLFAILRTRFVDIPRSLQNEAGGDSADLGFKFQIPFNKHWDFEAELMGDDDIYLHSNFVLSGDYEFGNWQLEPKFTLRLKSQEFNSKYYAFKQETGESIDGGVDATAAVRAKYHVTSNFYLLGSIGATYLDSNAYRAEIVEERWQGEAYAGIAFFNDKSTPLRESLSISPYLRVAHGWATTSNMGDILFRLESEKDENDGILSSIFYGHPLTDELFGYDFDIYLTPGLIHHWTSDAQGASTEYVVAVKAYYTLNWPTKWRIGLAEGLSYIDKITYMEGKSMADKGYEPSQLLNYLDVSYDVNLGDLFNKRDWNNIWLGYSLHHRSAIFESSSQFGRIKGGSNYNTIYLQVDL from the coding sequence ATGCGTTTTGGTTTATGTATCGTTTTACTTTTTTCAACCTCTGTATTTGCCTCTTATTCAGAGCAAGAATGGGGTATTGCTGGGGTGATGCGCTCCGCGACAATTCCTTTTGCTAATGAGTCTGACGATGATTACGTTAACTCTTTTGTGCCGATGCTTTTTTTTCAGGGTGAGACGTTTTATCTCGATGGATTAGAAGGTGGCGCGAAGCTGTATACCCACCCAGAACTGGATTACAACCTTTTCGCCATATTGCGTACTCGTTTTGTTGATATACCGCGCTCTCTACAAAATGAAGCAGGTGGAGATAGCGCGGATCTTGGCTTTAAATTCCAGATCCCATTTAATAAACATTGGGACTTCGAAGCTGAGTTAATGGGTGATGACGATATTTACTTGCACTCCAATTTTGTGTTATCAGGTGACTATGAATTCGGTAATTGGCAGTTGGAACCCAAGTTCACCCTGAGGTTGAAAAGCCAAGAATTCAATTCTAAATACTATGCCTTTAAGCAAGAAACCGGAGAATCAATTGATGGAGGAGTAGACGCGACGGCCGCTGTTAGGGCGAAATATCATGTGACTTCTAATTTCTACTTATTGGGAAGCATCGGTGCTACGTATCTGGATAGTAATGCGTACAGGGCTGAGATTGTTGAAGAACGGTGGCAAGGTGAAGCTTATGCAGGTATTGCCTTTTTTAATGATAAAAGCACGCCATTACGAGAGTCACTCTCCATATCGCCTTACTTGAGAGTGGCACACGGTTGGGCAACGACGTCTAATATGGGTGATATTCTTTTCCGCTTGGAGAGCGAAAAAGATGAAAATGACGGGATACTCAGCTCAATTTTTTATGGACATCCCCTCACTGATGAACTGTTTGGATATGATTTCGATATCTATCTTACGCCCGGTTTGATTCACCATTGGACATCGGACGCTCAAGGGGCAAGCACAGAATATGTCGTGGCGGTTAAAGCGTACTACACGTTGAACTGGCCAACCAAATGGCGAATTGGTCTGGCTGAAGGTCTTTCATATATTGATAAAATCACCTATATGGAAGGAAAAAGTATGGCTGATAAGGGGTATGAACCTAGCCAACTTCTTAATTATTTGGATGTCTCATATGACGTAAATCTCGGAGACTTATTCAACAAACGAGACTGGAACAATATATGGTTGGGTTACTCGCTGCATCATCGTTCTGCCATCTTTGAGTCTTCCTCTCAGTTTGGTCGAATAAAGGGCGGAAGCAACTACAATACCATTTATCTGCAAGTCGATTTGTAA
- a CDS encoding glutathione S-transferase family protein, with the protein MGLLVDGVWHDQWYETKQNSGKFKREEAQLRNWVTEDGAAGPTGEGGFKAESGRYHLYVSLACPWAHRTLIFRAIKGLESHITVSVVSPDMLSSGWSFDRDNHSSGDDLFQSDHLFQIYTRNQPNYTGRVTVPVLWDKQSNRIVSNESSEIIRMLNAAFNGLTGNQLDFYPLAQRKQIDEMNDIVYHAINNGVYKAGFATSPTAYKEAYAVLFETLDNIEELLGQQRYLAGNNLTEADWRLFTTLIRFDPVYFGHFKCNRQQIEQFPNLAEYVRDLYQFQGVADTVDFFHIKRHYYFSHTMINPTQIVPEGPEINYMSTHSRHRRFG; encoded by the coding sequence ATGGGTTTGCTCGTAGATGGCGTTTGGCACGACCAATGGTATGAAACTAAACAGAACAGCGGTAAGTTTAAGCGAGAAGAGGCCCAATTACGCAACTGGGTGACAGAAGATGGTGCAGCCGGTCCGACAGGAGAAGGTGGCTTTAAAGCAGAATCTGGCCGATATCACTTGTATGTTTCATTGGCGTGTCCTTGGGCGCATCGTACGCTCATTTTTAGAGCAATAAAAGGCTTAGAATCGCACATAACTGTCTCGGTGGTCAGCCCGGATATGCTTAGTAGTGGCTGGAGTTTCGACCGAGATAACCATAGCTCTGGTGATGATCTTTTTCAATCAGACCACTTGTTTCAAATCTATACGCGTAACCAGCCTAACTATACTGGACGGGTGACAGTGCCCGTTTTGTGGGACAAACAATCCAATCGTATTGTGAGTAATGAATCGTCCGAGATAATTAGAATGCTTAACGCCGCCTTTAATGGTTTGACAGGTAATCAACTTGATTTTTACCCGTTGGCGCAACGAAAGCAGATCGATGAGATGAATGATATTGTCTACCACGCAATCAATAATGGTGTTTATAAAGCTGGATTTGCAACCAGCCCCACTGCCTATAAAGAAGCATACGCTGTACTTTTTGAGACGCTAGATAACATCGAAGAGCTTCTCGGTCAGCAGCGTTACTTAGCGGGCAATAACTTGACTGAGGCAGATTGGCGACTCTTTACCACTCTAATTCGTTTTGACCCAGTCTATTTTGGACACTTTAAGTGTAACCGACAACAAATAGAGCAGTTTCCAAATCTTGCAGAATACGTAAGGGATCTCTATCAGTTTCAAGGTGTTGCAGATACGGTGGATTTCTTTCATATTAAGCGTCACTACTATTTTAGCCATACAATGATCAACCCAACACAAATCGTTCCTGAAGGGCCAGAGATTAACTATATGTCTACCCATTCACGTCATCGTCGATTCGGCTAA
- a CDS encoding DUF1254 domain-containing protein, which translates to MKSVLTYIALSILIATPAIANENSQKLIPITESNYPTAETHRQMVIVQEKAGGINKFQHKRELTPTDNQPVVRMNRDTYYSMAVVNVSEGASYTVPQVPDGMYVSVQPVTEDHRIQAMSYGAGTFEVTTHTGDFVYLVVRLDSRLDKKDVVVIQDAMKINAGSSTPFSADKFDFDSIEKVENSLKAQMPEINERDGYAALNGMFTSPTDKSNDEFTLEKYQVGAAIGWGGAQTIDNVYEVSGNYPADTCHTATFENPKNKAFWSITVYDKAGFMFNDVANMNSHTASQNANGSYTVSFGCGDNAINNIETNNPSSVFNLGVRHYMPSEQVRSGELRVLPTVTK; encoded by the coding sequence ATGAAATCAGTACTTACCTACATTGCTCTGAGTATTCTTATCGCAACACCAGCTATAGCAAACGAGAACTCTCAAAAACTCATTCCTATTACTGAAAGTAATTATCCTACGGCAGAAACTCATCGTCAGATGGTTATCGTCCAAGAAAAAGCGGGCGGCATTAACAAATTTCAGCACAAGCGCGAATTAACGCCTACTGACAACCAACCTGTCGTGCGGATGAATCGCGACACGTATTACTCTATGGCTGTTGTCAATGTATCGGAAGGGGCAAGTTACACAGTACCGCAAGTGCCTGATGGCATGTATGTATCGGTACAACCTGTGACTGAAGACCATAGAATACAAGCGATGAGCTATGGTGCAGGGACCTTTGAAGTGACAACGCATACTGGAGATTTTGTCTACCTTGTCGTCCGTCTTGACTCTCGCTTAGATAAAAAGGACGTTGTTGTAATTCAAGACGCCATGAAAATTAATGCAGGTTCATCAACGCCTTTCTCAGCAGACAAGTTTGATTTTGATTCAATCGAAAAAGTCGAAAACAGCTTGAAAGCACAGATGCCTGAGATTAATGAACGCGATGGTTATGCCGCTCTCAATGGCATGTTTACTTCCCCAACAGATAAAAGCAACGACGAATTTACATTAGAAAAATATCAAGTAGGGGCGGCAATTGGTTGGGGCGGCGCTCAGACCATTGATAATGTGTATGAAGTGTCGGGGAATTATCCAGCCGATACTTGTCATACAGCAACCTTTGAAAACCCTAAGAACAAGGCATTTTGGTCTATTACTGTCTACGACAAAGCCGGTTTTATGTTCAATGATGTCGCCAACATGAATTCACATACGGCTAGCCAGAACGCCAATGGGTCTTACACCGTCTCTTTTGGTTGTGGTGACAACGCCATCAATAATATCGAAACAAATAATCCTTCTAGCGTGTTTAACCTTGGTGTACGTCACTATATGCCAAGTGAACAAGTTCGCTCCGGTGAGCTACGTGTATTACCGACGGTAACCAAATAG
- a CDS encoding LysR family transcriptional regulator, producing MKRSVEFELSRVDLNLLVSLKVLLKERNVSRAAEQLFVSQSAMSRTLAKLRTLFADDLFIRTSSGISPTPKAIELELLIAPLLSDLHHLIVPKEFDPFDSEITFNLSVPTYIASFLMPRLATDIMKVAPKVSITESNIKSNPFPLLDAGEIDFTMHYTRENSHKYLSEHIGSIYPILYARKGHPLFDDDVNSFEGGLKLNQ from the coding sequence ATGAAAAGAAGCGTAGAATTTGAATTATCTCGTGTTGACCTCAATCTACTGGTGTCACTTAAAGTACTCCTAAAAGAACGCAACGTTTCAAGAGCCGCGGAACAATTGTTTGTATCCCAGTCAGCAATGAGTAGGACATTGGCAAAACTACGAACTCTGTTTGCAGACGATTTATTTATTAGAACCTCAAGTGGTATTTCTCCTACCCCTAAAGCAATAGAATTGGAATTATTGATTGCCCCACTGCTAAGCGACCTACACCACCTAATTGTACCAAAAGAGTTTGACCCCTTTGATAGTGAAATTACCTTTAATTTATCTGTGCCTACTTACATCGCCTCCTTTTTAATGCCTCGTTTGGCAACAGACATAATGAAAGTAGCACCAAAGGTGTCAATCACAGAATCAAATATTAAGTCCAATCCCTTCCCCTTACTTGATGCTGGTGAAATCGACTTTACTATGCACTACACGCGGGAAAATAGTCATAAATACTTATCTGAACACATCGGTAGCATTTATCCCATACTTTACGCGCGAAAGGGACATCCTCTTTTTGACGATGATGTTAACTCATTTGAAGGCGGTCTTAAATTGAACCAGTAG
- a CDS encoding pirin family protein, with protein MITIRPSQDRGKANHGWIESKHTFSFADYYDPEHMGFSALRVINDDVLKPNSGFDTHGHRDMEIITFVLRGAIQHKDSEGNIEQLSAGEYQLMSAGSGIYHSEFNASKSDELHLLQIWIQPNSFGNNPGYQQRSFGTDVGLTTIASPTGQGTAFNIKQDATLHQLVLDPNTELNLTIDSGRKVYVHHISGELTMDDQTLSEGDGVKIESVDNILFVNKGYTQVIALVFDLP; from the coding sequence ATGATTACGATAAGACCATCGCAAGATAGAGGCAAAGCGAATCACGGCTGGATAGAGAGTAAACATACCTTTTCTTTTGCTGATTATTATGACCCGGAACATATGGGATTTTCAGCTTTACGAGTGATCAATGACGACGTGCTGAAACCAAATTCGGGTTTTGATACCCATGGTCACCGGGATATGGAAATCATCACGTTTGTGCTTAGAGGCGCCATTCAACATAAAGACAGCGAAGGCAATATTGAGCAACTTTCTGCGGGAGAATACCAGTTAATGTCGGCGGGTAGTGGCATATACCATAGTGAATTTAACGCGTCGAAAAGTGATGAACTGCATCTATTGCAGATCTGGATACAACCCAATTCATTCGGTAACAACCCGGGGTACCAACAAAGATCTTTTGGTACGGATGTAGGATTAACGACGATTGCATCTCCAACTGGGCAAGGTACTGCATTTAACATCAAACAAGATGCTACGTTGCATCAATTAGTGCTTGATCCAAATACAGAATTGAACCTCACCATTGATTCTGGCCGAAAGGTTTATGTGCACCATATATCTGGGGAGCTAACTATGGATGACCAGACGCTGAGTGAGGGCGATGGTGTAAAAATTGAGTCGGTCGATAATATATTATTTGTTAACAAAGGCTATACTCAGGTGATAGCGCTTGTTTTTGATTTGCCTTAA
- a CDS encoding MerR family transcriptional regulator — MLKLEYKEYKNMFIGEVSKRTGLSIKAIRFYEEKGLIRSPLRQGRYRVYTNTDIEILSLISEAKKLGVTLARLKNVIVYHDGVIDWARINQFLIEVKNELQAEMLAISNKVKKVEKCIDAMNFSSNTLDSSLKGRE, encoded by the coding sequence GTGTTAAAACTCGAATACAAAGAGTACAAAAATATGTTTATTGGTGAGGTTTCAAAAAGAACCGGACTATCCATAAAAGCGATCAGATTTTACGAAGAGAAAGGACTTATTCGGTCTCCATTGCGGCAAGGCCGTTACCGTGTCTACACAAACACAGATATTGAGATTCTCAGTCTAATTTCTGAGGCTAAAAAACTGGGTGTTACATTAGCGAGATTAAAAAATGTGATTGTTTACCATGATGGGGTAATCGACTGGGCTCGAATAAACCAATTTCTTATAGAAGTCAAAAATGAACTGCAAGCAGAGATGCTAGCTATCTCTAATAAGGTAAAAAAAGTGGAGAAATGCATCGATGCGATGAATTTTTCTTCTAATACGCTTGACTCTTCCCTTAAGGGGAGAGAATAA
- a CDS encoding LysR family transcriptional regulator — protein MVTFQKKSVTGASEVLHLSQSSVTRAIQSLEDYLGLSLFTRTTNGLVPTEFSCRFYQRAILILDEIEHIHHDVHNLSHEKRVILNIGLGIDCYPIFQSGLHRFLEKEEDYNLNINIASARGLVGNSETKNLDLIIADSTIISGCSWLKTLRTFESKKYIIVREGHPVLKLALDKQFSALKPYPYYTYHLLEDSHGSKIPKPPLIRMNDYMFLLDRIEQTDGYMYVNESTLSLIERFKVKVVAETNFDAMQYSIAYENIERIEALLPYLQPS, from the coding sequence GTGGTTACTTTTCAGAAGAAAAGTGTCACTGGAGCCTCTGAAGTACTCCACTTATCGCAGTCAAGTGTTACCCGAGCGATACAATCTCTTGAAGATTATCTGGGCTTATCCCTTTTTACTCGTACAACCAATGGCTTAGTGCCAACAGAATTCTCTTGCCGGTTTTATCAGCGAGCCATTTTGATTCTGGATGAAATTGAACATATACATCATGATGTACATAATCTTTCTCATGAGAAAAGAGTTATTTTAAATATTGGACTAGGCATCGATTGCTATCCCATTTTTCAATCGGGTTTACATCGTTTCTTAGAAAAAGAAGAAGACTATAATTTAAATATCAATATAGCGAGTGCTCGAGGATTAGTGGGCAATAGTGAGACCAAAAATTTGGATCTAATTATTGCTGATTCTACTATTATCTCAGGATGCTCATGGCTTAAAACATTACGAACGTTCGAGTCCAAAAAATATATTATTGTTCGAGAAGGACACCCAGTACTCAAGCTTGCATTAGATAAACAGTTTTCCGCGTTAAAACCCTATCCATATTATACTTATCACCTATTAGAAGATTCACACGGGTCTAAAATACCAAAGCCGCCATTAATCAGAATGAATGACTACATGTTCTTGCTTGATAGAATAGAACAAACGGATGGCTATATGTATGTAAATGAATCGACGCTTAGTCTCATAGAACGCTTTAAAGTCAAAGTCGTTGCAGAAACCAACTTTGATGCGATGCAATACTCCATTGCATATGAAAACATCGAGAGAATTGAAGCTTTATTACCTTATTTGCAACCGTCTTAA